Proteins from a genomic interval of Maniola hyperantus chromosome 1, iAphHyp1.2, whole genome shotgun sequence:
- the ush gene encoding zinc finger protein ush isoform X5, translated as MLLWLSYLRQLELACAGAAALPPGGAVGGKTMCEDEEWGNESEAMSGEPRTPSSGGERVASSGGASPVSEGSTAASPPRLRLNTSLATDPALAPQATSLKHEPPSPSPPPPPVQQPRDYLAGLTAANFPALFPVAATTPPGYMCQPCGIRYSSLSTLQAHQEHYCSKRRTKPDGTETSADAAADESSGDSKTPRPLGKQYACTYCSYSADKKVSLNRHMRMHSSSPVSSSTPVLPPTSNGEAVEGQPAQDRYCIDCDIHFTSIKTFRAHKAHYCNTRQVVKQALAAARAGSATSGSAPPSPGATPPAQNQYALALPTNPILIVPYSILRSASTLPGTTLPDPDTPCFLLPNGTFQPLSRALPNLNTNEVKEPEVLKSANRPREQSRDGTTPLDLSVRRSPESVTPDEHEKENRIRSTTPEQIVCAPSLPGSPGTPSPSRRSSSPSGESSPKRSRRSSRGPTPKPPSIPSPPEEKFPPVVPAPILPPGLALRLATDLPVTVPPQVLVKQGVSKCKECNIVFCKFENYRIHKRHYCSAGGGEERASPAPPEPGPPPQYRQLICLACGIHFSSLDNLTTHQVYYCTKRETRSPRSVPETPRPASGSDGGWKCPCCDVVSPTAATAQRHMEAHAGVKAFRCTICRYRGNTLRGMRTHIRMHFREKPADLQVST; from the coding sequence gTGAGGACGAGGAATGGGGAAACGAGAGCGAGGCGATGTCAGGAGAACCTCGCACGCCGAGCTCTGGTGGGGAGCGCGTCGCCTCCAGTGGTGGGGCATCGCCGGTTTCTGAGGGTTCTACTGCTGCTTCTCCGCCACGATTACGGCTCAACACGAGTCTGGCGACTGATCCGGCTCTCGCACCGCAAGCTACATCTCTGAAACACGAGCCGCCCTCTCCATCACCCCCTCCGCCACCGGTTCAACAACCGAGAGATTACTTGGCTGGGCTCACGGCTGCAAACTTTCCAGCCTTGTTTCCCGTAGCGGCCACAACACCCCCAGGATATATGTGCCAACCTTGCGGAATACGGTATTCTTCACTAAGTACTCTTCAAGCACACCAAGAACACTACTGTTCCAAACGGAGAACAAAACCTGATGGCACGGAGACGTCTGCAGATGCTGCAGCTGATGAGTCGAGCGGAGACTCCAAAACGCCGCGGCCTTTAGGCAAACAATACGCATGCACCTATTGCTCATATAGCGCTGACAAAAAAGTTAGTTTAAATCGTCACATGCGAATGCATTCTTCATCCCCTGTTAGCAGTAGTACTCCTGTACTACCTCCCACCTCTAATGGAGAAGCTGTGGAAGGTCAGCCAGCACAGGACCGATATTGTATAGACTGTGACATACATTTCACGTCAATTAAAACTTTCCGGGCCCATAAAGCGCATTACTGCAATACGCGGCAAGTCGTAAAACAAGCATTGGCTGCAGCTAGAGCGGGTTCGGCGACATCAGGGTCGGCGCCACCATCTCCTGGTGCGACTCCGCCTGCACAAAATCAATATGCTTTGGCGCTACCGACAAATCCGATTCTTATAGTCCCATACTCGATATTAAGAAGCGCCAGTACGCTACCTGGTACTACTTTGCCAGACCCTGATACACCGTGCTTTTTATTACCAAATGGCACATTCCAGCCCCTTAGTAGAGCGTTaccaaatttaaatacaaatgaaGTAAAGGAGCCCGAAGTTTTAAAGTCAGCGAATAGACCGCGTGAGCAATCTCGTGATGGCACTACGCCATTAGATCTGAGCGTGCGACGTTCTCCGGAATCTGTAACGCCAGACGAACATGAAAAGGAGAATAGAATTCGTTCTACAACCCCTGAGCAAATTGTTTGCGCTCCATCGTTACCTGGCTCTCCCGGAACCCCATCTCCTTCAAGGCGATCTTCCTCTCCAAGTGGGGAAAGCTCTCCTAAACGAAGTCGACGTAGTTCAAGAGGGCCGACACCTAAACCGCCGAGCATACCTTCGCCTCCTGAAGAAAAATTTCCTCCAGTCGTGCCTGCGCCAATCTTACCACCCGGTTTGGCGTTAAGACTTGCCACAGACTTACCTGTAACCGTACCACCCCAAGTACTGGTTAAGCAAGGTGTTTCGAAGTGTAAAGAGTGCAATATAGTGTTTTGCAAATTCGAAAACTATCGGATACACAAACGGCATTACTGTTCAGCTGGCGGTGGGGAAGAGAGAGCTAGCCCTGCGCCTCCGGAGCCTGGTCCGCCGCCGCAATACCGACAGCTCATTTGCCTGGCGTGCGGGATACATTTCAGTTCGCTGGATAATTTGACAACTCATCAGGTCTATTACTGCACGAAGAGGGAGACTCGGTCACCGCGCAGCGTGCCTGAGACGCCGAGGCCAGCGTCTGGTTCTGACGGTGGATGGAAATGCCCGTGCTGCGACGTGGTGTCGCCGACGGCCGCAACTGCACAGAGGCATATGGAAGCTCACGCTGGGGTGAAGGCGTTTCGTTGCACGATCTGTCGGTACAGGGGGAACACGCTGCGGGGCATGCGCACTCACATACGCATGCACTTCCGGGAAAAGCCTGCTGACCTACAGGTTAGTACTTAG
- the ush gene encoding zinc finger protein ush isoform X3, producing the protein MRTPRIIFYAGEDEEWGNESEAMSGEPRTPSSGGERVASSGGASPVSEGSTAASPPRLRLNTSLATDPALAPQATSLKHEPPSPSPPPPPVQQPRDYLAGLTAANFPALFPVAATTPPGYMCQPCGIRYSSLSTLQAHQEHYCSKRRTKPDGTETSADAAADESSGDSKTPRPLGKQYACTYCSYSADKKVSLNRHMRMHSSSPVSSSTPVLPPTSNGEAVEGQPAQDRYCIDCDIHFTSIKTFRAHKAHYCNTRQVVKQALAAARAGSATSGSAPPSPGATPPAQNQYALALPTNPILIVPYSILRSASTLPGTTLPDPDTPCFLLPNGTFQPLSRALPNLNTNEVKEPEVLKSANRPREQSRDGTTPLDLSVRRSPESVTPDEHEKENRIRSTTPEQIVCAPSLPGSPGTPSPSRRSSSPSGESSPKRSRRSSRGPTPKPPSIPSPPEEKFPPVVPAPILPPGLALRLATDLPVTVPPQVLVKQGVSKCKECNIVFCKFENYRIHKRHYCSAGGGEERASPAPPEPGPPPQYRQLICLACGIHFSSLDNLTTHQVYYCTKRETRSPRSVPETPRPASGSDGGWKCPCCDVVSPTAATAQRHMEAHAGVKAFRCTICRYRGNTLRGMRTHIRMHFREKPADLQEESYISCVVEEESRETTSPAPAVGERVHRCSSCAYTSTYRGNVVRHARLVHATEEPESEDTTSPIPTVDIKKEPDTEEDSPNFCKFCNIPFKYGNSYKAHKQFYCKANQEAAANNNVPARVNDASVV; encoded by the exons gTGAGGACGAGGAATGGGGAAACGAGAGCGAGGCGATGTCAGGAGAACCTCGCACGCCGAGCTCTGGTGGGGAGCGCGTCGCCTCCAGTGGTGGGGCATCGCCGGTTTCTGAGGGTTCTACTGCTGCTTCTCCGCCACGATTACGGCTCAACACGAGTCTGGCGACTGATCCGGCTCTCGCACCGCAAGCTACATCTCTGAAACACGAGCCGCCCTCTCCATCACCCCCTCCGCCACCGGTTCAACAACCGAGAGATTACTTGGCTGGGCTCACGGCTGCAAACTTTCCAGCCTTGTTTCCCGTAGCGGCCACAACACCCCCAGGATATATGTGCCAACCTTGCGGAATACGGTATTCTTCACTAAGTACTCTTCAAGCACACCAAGAACACTACTGTTCCAAACGGAGAACAAAACCTGATGGCACGGAGACGTCTGCAGATGCTGCAGCTGATGAGTCGAGCGGAGACTCCAAAACGCCGCGGCCTTTAGGCAAACAATACGCATGCACCTATTGCTCATATAGCGCTGACAAAAAAGTTAGTTTAAATCGTCACATGCGAATGCATTCTTCATCCCCTGTTAGCAGTAGTACTCCTGTACTACCTCCCACCTCTAATGGAGAAGCTGTGGAAGGTCAGCCAGCACAGGACCGATATTGTATAGACTGTGACATACATTTCACGTCAATTAAAACTTTCCGGGCCCATAAAGCGCATTACTGCAATACGCGGCAAGTCGTAAAACAAGCATTGGCTGCAGCTAGAGCGGGTTCGGCGACATCAGGGTCGGCGCCACCATCTCCTGGTGCGACTCCGCCTGCACAAAATCAATATGCTTTGGCGCTACCGACAAATCCGATTCTTATAGTCCCATACTCGATATTAAGAAGCGCCAGTACGCTACCTGGTACTACTTTGCCAGACCCTGATACACCGTGCTTTTTATTACCAAATGGCACATTCCAGCCCCTTAGTAGAGCGTTaccaaatttaaatacaaatgaaGTAAAGGAGCCCGAAGTTTTAAAGTCAGCGAATAGACCGCGTGAGCAATCTCGTGATGGCACTACGCCATTAGATCTGAGCGTGCGACGTTCTCCGGAATCTGTAACGCCAGACGAACATGAAAAGGAGAATAGAATTCGTTCTACAACCCCTGAGCAAATTGTTTGCGCTCCATCGTTACCTGGCTCTCCCGGAACCCCATCTCCTTCAAGGCGATCTTCCTCTCCAAGTGGGGAAAGCTCTCCTAAACGAAGTCGACGTAGTTCAAGAGGGCCGACACCTAAACCGCCGAGCATACCTTCGCCTCCTGAAGAAAAATTTCCTCCAGTCGTGCCTGCGCCAATCTTACCACCCGGTTTGGCGTTAAGACTTGCCACAGACTTACCTGTAACCGTACCACCCCAAGTACTGGTTAAGCAAGGTGTTTCGAAGTGTAAAGAGTGCAATATAGTGTTTTGCAAATTCGAAAACTATCGGATACACAAACGGCATTACTGTTCAGCTGGCGGTGGGGAAGAGAGAGCTAGCCCTGCGCCTCCGGAGCCTGGTCCGCCGCCGCAATACCGACAGCTCATTTGCCTGGCGTGCGGGATACATTTCAGTTCGCTGGATAATTTGACAACTCATCAGGTCTATTACTGCACGAAGAGGGAGACTCGGTCACCGCGCAGCGTGCCTGAGACGCCGAGGCCAGCGTCTGGTTCTGACGGTGGATGGAAATGCCCGTGCTGCGACGTGGTGTCGCCGACGGCCGCAACTGCACAGAGGCATATGGAAGCTCACGCTGGGGTGAAGGCGTTTCGTTGCACGATCTGTCGGTACAGGGGGAACACGCTGCGGGGCATGCGCACTCACATACGCATGCACTTCCGGGAAAAGCCTGCTGACCTACAG GAGGAGAGCTACATCTCATGCGTAGTCGAGGAAGAAAGTCGCGAGACGACATCCCCAGCCCCAGCAGTGGGCGAGAGAGTGCATCGATGCAGTTCCTGCGCTTACACCTCCACGTACCGAGGCAACGTGGTACGACACGCGCGATTAGTCCACGCAACCGAGGAACCAGAATCCGAAGACACGACCTCCCCAATCCCAACAGTGGACATAAAAAAGGAGCCAGACACAGAGGAAGATTCCCCAAACTTCTGCAAGTTCTGTAACATACCTTTTAAATACGGTAACTCTTATAAAGCTCATAAGCAATTCTATTGCAAAGCTAACCAGGAGGCTGCGGCTAACAATAACGTGCCGGCAAGAGTCAATGATGCGTCGGTCGTATGA
- the ush gene encoding zinc finger protein ush isoform X2, translating into MSRRKQSNPKPLKREDEEWGNESEAMSGEPRTPSSGGERVASSGGASPVSEGSTAASPPRLRLNTSLATDPALAPQATSLKHEPPSPSPPPPPVQQPRDYLAGLTAANFPALFPVAATTPPGYMCQPCGIRYSSLSTLQAHQEHYCSKRRTKPDGTETSADAAADESSGDSKTPRPLGKQYACTYCSYSADKKVSLNRHMRMHSSSPVSSSTPVLPPTSNGEAVEGQPAQDRYCIDCDIHFTSIKTFRAHKAHYCNTRQVVKQALAAARAGSATSGSAPPSPGATPPAQNQYALALPTNPILIVPYSILRSASTLPGTTLPDPDTPCFLLPNGTFQPLSRALPNLNTNEVKEPEVLKSANRPREQSRDGTTPLDLSVRRSPESVTPDEHEKENRIRSTTPEQIVCAPSLPGSPGTPSPSRRSSSPSGESSPKRSRRSSRGPTPKPPSIPSPPEEKFPPVVPAPILPPGLALRLATDLPVTVPPQVLVKQGVSKCKECNIVFCKFENYRIHKRHYCSAGGGEERASPAPPEPGPPPQYRQLICLACGIHFSSLDNLTTHQVYYCTKRETRSPRSVPETPRPASGSDGGWKCPCCDVVSPTAATAQRHMEAHAGVKAFRCTICRYRGNTLRGMRTHIRMHFREKPADLQEESYISCVVEEESRETTSPAPAVGERVHRCSSCAYTSTYRGNVVRHARLVHATEEPESEDTTSPIPTVDIKKEPDTEEDSPNFCKFCNIPFKYGNSYKAHKQFYCKANQEAAANNNVPARVNDASVV; encoded by the exons gTGAGGACGAGGAATGGGGAAACGAGAGCGAGGCGATGTCAGGAGAACCTCGCACGCCGAGCTCTGGTGGGGAGCGCGTCGCCTCCAGTGGTGGGGCATCGCCGGTTTCTGAGGGTTCTACTGCTGCTTCTCCGCCACGATTACGGCTCAACACGAGTCTGGCGACTGATCCGGCTCTCGCACCGCAAGCTACATCTCTGAAACACGAGCCGCCCTCTCCATCACCCCCTCCGCCACCGGTTCAACAACCGAGAGATTACTTGGCTGGGCTCACGGCTGCAAACTTTCCAGCCTTGTTTCCCGTAGCGGCCACAACACCCCCAGGATATATGTGCCAACCTTGCGGAATACGGTATTCTTCACTAAGTACTCTTCAAGCACACCAAGAACACTACTGTTCCAAACGGAGAACAAAACCTGATGGCACGGAGACGTCTGCAGATGCTGCAGCTGATGAGTCGAGCGGAGACTCCAAAACGCCGCGGCCTTTAGGCAAACAATACGCATGCACCTATTGCTCATATAGCGCTGACAAAAAAGTTAGTTTAAATCGTCACATGCGAATGCATTCTTCATCCCCTGTTAGCAGTAGTACTCCTGTACTACCTCCCACCTCTAATGGAGAAGCTGTGGAAGGTCAGCCAGCACAGGACCGATATTGTATAGACTGTGACATACATTTCACGTCAATTAAAACTTTCCGGGCCCATAAAGCGCATTACTGCAATACGCGGCAAGTCGTAAAACAAGCATTGGCTGCAGCTAGAGCGGGTTCGGCGACATCAGGGTCGGCGCCACCATCTCCTGGTGCGACTCCGCCTGCACAAAATCAATATGCTTTGGCGCTACCGACAAATCCGATTCTTATAGTCCCATACTCGATATTAAGAAGCGCCAGTACGCTACCTGGTACTACTTTGCCAGACCCTGATACACCGTGCTTTTTATTACCAAATGGCACATTCCAGCCCCTTAGTAGAGCGTTaccaaatttaaatacaaatgaaGTAAAGGAGCCCGAAGTTTTAAAGTCAGCGAATAGACCGCGTGAGCAATCTCGTGATGGCACTACGCCATTAGATCTGAGCGTGCGACGTTCTCCGGAATCTGTAACGCCAGACGAACATGAAAAGGAGAATAGAATTCGTTCTACAACCCCTGAGCAAATTGTTTGCGCTCCATCGTTACCTGGCTCTCCCGGAACCCCATCTCCTTCAAGGCGATCTTCCTCTCCAAGTGGGGAAAGCTCTCCTAAACGAAGTCGACGTAGTTCAAGAGGGCCGACACCTAAACCGCCGAGCATACCTTCGCCTCCTGAAGAAAAATTTCCTCCAGTCGTGCCTGCGCCAATCTTACCACCCGGTTTGGCGTTAAGACTTGCCACAGACTTACCTGTAACCGTACCACCCCAAGTACTGGTTAAGCAAGGTGTTTCGAAGTGTAAAGAGTGCAATATAGTGTTTTGCAAATTCGAAAACTATCGGATACACAAACGGCATTACTGTTCAGCTGGCGGTGGGGAAGAGAGAGCTAGCCCTGCGCCTCCGGAGCCTGGTCCGCCGCCGCAATACCGACAGCTCATTTGCCTGGCGTGCGGGATACATTTCAGTTCGCTGGATAATTTGACAACTCATCAGGTCTATTACTGCACGAAGAGGGAGACTCGGTCACCGCGCAGCGTGCCTGAGACGCCGAGGCCAGCGTCTGGTTCTGACGGTGGATGGAAATGCCCGTGCTGCGACGTGGTGTCGCCGACGGCCGCAACTGCACAGAGGCATATGGAAGCTCACGCTGGGGTGAAGGCGTTTCGTTGCACGATCTGTCGGTACAGGGGGAACACGCTGCGGGGCATGCGCACTCACATACGCATGCACTTCCGGGAAAAGCCTGCTGACCTACAG GAGGAGAGCTACATCTCATGCGTAGTCGAGGAAGAAAGTCGCGAGACGACATCCCCAGCCCCAGCAGTGGGCGAGAGAGTGCATCGATGCAGTTCCTGCGCTTACACCTCCACGTACCGAGGCAACGTGGTACGACACGCGCGATTAGTCCACGCAACCGAGGAACCAGAATCCGAAGACACGACCTCCCCAATCCCAACAGTGGACATAAAAAAGGAGCCAGACACAGAGGAAGATTCCCCAAACTTCTGCAAGTTCTGTAACATACCTTTTAAATACGGTAACTCTTATAAAGCTCATAAGCAATTCTATTGCAAAGCTAACCAGGAGGCTGCGGCTAACAATAACGTGCCGGCAAGAGTCAATGATGCGTCGGTCGTATGA
- the ush gene encoding zinc finger protein ush isoform X4: MSGEPRTPSSGGERVASSGGASPVSEGSTAASPPRLRLNTSLATDPALAPQATSLKHEPPSPSPPPPPVQQPRDYLAGLTAANFPALFPVAATTPPGYMCQPCGIRYSSLSTLQAHQEHYCSKRRTKPDGTETSADAAADESSGDSKTPRPLGKQYACTYCSYSADKKVSLNRHMRMHSSSPVSSSTPVLPPTSNGEAVEGQPAQDRYCIDCDIHFTSIKTFRAHKAHYCNTRQVVKQALAAARAGSATSGSAPPSPGATPPAQNQYALALPTNPILIVPYSILRSASTLPGTTLPDPDTPCFLLPNGTFQPLSRALPNLNTNEVKEPEVLKSANRPREQSRDGTTPLDLSVRRSPESVTPDEHEKENRIRSTTPEQIVCAPSLPGSPGTPSPSRRSSSPSGESSPKRSRRSSRGPTPKPPSIPSPPEEKFPPVVPAPILPPGLALRLATDLPVTVPPQVLVKQGVSKCKECNIVFCKFENYRIHKRHYCSAGGGEERASPAPPEPGPPPQYRQLICLACGIHFSSLDNLTTHQVYYCTKRETRSPRSVPETPRPASGSDGGWKCPCCDVVSPTAATAQRHMEAHAGVKAFRCTICRYRGNTLRGMRTHIRMHFREKPADLQEESYISCVVEEESRETTSPAPAVGERVHRCSSCAYTSTYRGNVVRHARLVHATEEPESEDTTSPIPTVDIKKEPDTEEDSPNFCKFCNIPFKYGNSYKAHKQFYCKANQEAAANNNVPARVNDASVV; encoded by the exons ATGTCAGGAGAACCTCGCACGCCGAGCTCTGGTGGGGAGCGCGTCGCCTCCAGTGGTGGGGCATCGCCGGTTTCTGAGGGTTCTACTGCTGCTTCTCCGCCACGATTACGGCTCAACACGAGTCTGGCGACTGATCCGGCTCTCGCACCGCAAGCTACATCTCTGAAACACGAGCCGCCCTCTCCATCACCCCCTCCGCCACCGGTTCAACAACCGAGAGATTACTTGGCTGGGCTCACGGCTGCAAACTTTCCAGCCTTGTTTCCCGTAGCGGCCACAACACCCCCAGGATATATGTGCCAACCTTGCGGAATACGGTATTCTTCACTAAGTACTCTTCAAGCACACCAAGAACACTACTGTTCCAAACGGAGAACAAAACCTGATGGCACGGAGACGTCTGCAGATGCTGCAGCTGATGAGTCGAGCGGAGACTCCAAAACGCCGCGGCCTTTAGGCAAACAATACGCATGCACCTATTGCTCATATAGCGCTGACAAAAAAGTTAGTTTAAATCGTCACATGCGAATGCATTCTTCATCCCCTGTTAGCAGTAGTACTCCTGTACTACCTCCCACCTCTAATGGAGAAGCTGTGGAAGGTCAGCCAGCACAGGACCGATATTGTATAGACTGTGACATACATTTCACGTCAATTAAAACTTTCCGGGCCCATAAAGCGCATTACTGCAATACGCGGCAAGTCGTAAAACAAGCATTGGCTGCAGCTAGAGCGGGTTCGGCGACATCAGGGTCGGCGCCACCATCTCCTGGTGCGACTCCGCCTGCACAAAATCAATATGCTTTGGCGCTACCGACAAATCCGATTCTTATAGTCCCATACTCGATATTAAGAAGCGCCAGTACGCTACCTGGTACTACTTTGCCAGACCCTGATACACCGTGCTTTTTATTACCAAATGGCACATTCCAGCCCCTTAGTAGAGCGTTaccaaatttaaatacaaatgaaGTAAAGGAGCCCGAAGTTTTAAAGTCAGCGAATAGACCGCGTGAGCAATCTCGTGATGGCACTACGCCATTAGATCTGAGCGTGCGACGTTCTCCGGAATCTGTAACGCCAGACGAACATGAAAAGGAGAATAGAATTCGTTCTACAACCCCTGAGCAAATTGTTTGCGCTCCATCGTTACCTGGCTCTCCCGGAACCCCATCTCCTTCAAGGCGATCTTCCTCTCCAAGTGGGGAAAGCTCTCCTAAACGAAGTCGACGTAGTTCAAGAGGGCCGACACCTAAACCGCCGAGCATACCTTCGCCTCCTGAAGAAAAATTTCCTCCAGTCGTGCCTGCGCCAATCTTACCACCCGGTTTGGCGTTAAGACTTGCCACAGACTTACCTGTAACCGTACCACCCCAAGTACTGGTTAAGCAAGGTGTTTCGAAGTGTAAAGAGTGCAATATAGTGTTTTGCAAATTCGAAAACTATCGGATACACAAACGGCATTACTGTTCAGCTGGCGGTGGGGAAGAGAGAGCTAGCCCTGCGCCTCCGGAGCCTGGTCCGCCGCCGCAATACCGACAGCTCATTTGCCTGGCGTGCGGGATACATTTCAGTTCGCTGGATAATTTGACAACTCATCAGGTCTATTACTGCACGAAGAGGGAGACTCGGTCACCGCGCAGCGTGCCTGAGACGCCGAGGCCAGCGTCTGGTTCTGACGGTGGATGGAAATGCCCGTGCTGCGACGTGGTGTCGCCGACGGCCGCAACTGCACAGAGGCATATGGAAGCTCACGCTGGGGTGAAGGCGTTTCGTTGCACGATCTGTCGGTACAGGGGGAACACGCTGCGGGGCATGCGCACTCACATACGCATGCACTTCCGGGAAAAGCCTGCTGACCTACAG GAGGAGAGCTACATCTCATGCGTAGTCGAGGAAGAAAGTCGCGAGACGACATCCCCAGCCCCAGCAGTGGGCGAGAGAGTGCATCGATGCAGTTCCTGCGCTTACACCTCCACGTACCGAGGCAACGTGGTACGACACGCGCGATTAGTCCACGCAACCGAGGAACCAGAATCCGAAGACACGACCTCCCCAATCCCAACAGTGGACATAAAAAAGGAGCCAGACACAGAGGAAGATTCCCCAAACTTCTGCAAGTTCTGTAACATACCTTTTAAATACGGTAACTCTTATAAAGCTCATAAGCAATTCTATTGCAAAGCTAACCAGGAGGCTGCGGCTAACAATAACGTGCCGGCAAGAGTCAATGATGCGTCGGTCGTATGA
- the ush gene encoding zinc finger protein ush isoform X1 — translation MLLWLSYLRQLELACAGAAALPPGGAVGGKTMCEDEEWGNESEAMSGEPRTPSSGGERVASSGGASPVSEGSTAASPPRLRLNTSLATDPALAPQATSLKHEPPSPSPPPPPVQQPRDYLAGLTAANFPALFPVAATTPPGYMCQPCGIRYSSLSTLQAHQEHYCSKRRTKPDGTETSADAAADESSGDSKTPRPLGKQYACTYCSYSADKKVSLNRHMRMHSSSPVSSSTPVLPPTSNGEAVEGQPAQDRYCIDCDIHFTSIKTFRAHKAHYCNTRQVVKQALAAARAGSATSGSAPPSPGATPPAQNQYALALPTNPILIVPYSILRSASTLPGTTLPDPDTPCFLLPNGTFQPLSRALPNLNTNEVKEPEVLKSANRPREQSRDGTTPLDLSVRRSPESVTPDEHEKENRIRSTTPEQIVCAPSLPGSPGTPSPSRRSSSPSGESSPKRSRRSSRGPTPKPPSIPSPPEEKFPPVVPAPILPPGLALRLATDLPVTVPPQVLVKQGVSKCKECNIVFCKFENYRIHKRHYCSAGGGEERASPAPPEPGPPPQYRQLICLACGIHFSSLDNLTTHQVYYCTKRETRSPRSVPETPRPASGSDGGWKCPCCDVVSPTAATAQRHMEAHAGVKAFRCTICRYRGNTLRGMRTHIRMHFREKPADLQEESYISCVVEEESRETTSPAPAVGERVHRCSSCAYTSTYRGNVVRHARLVHATEEPESEDTTSPIPTVDIKKEPDTEEDSPNFCKFCNIPFKYGNSYKAHKQFYCKANQEAAANNNVPARVNDASVV, via the exons gTGAGGACGAGGAATGGGGAAACGAGAGCGAGGCGATGTCAGGAGAACCTCGCACGCCGAGCTCTGGTGGGGAGCGCGTCGCCTCCAGTGGTGGGGCATCGCCGGTTTCTGAGGGTTCTACTGCTGCTTCTCCGCCACGATTACGGCTCAACACGAGTCTGGCGACTGATCCGGCTCTCGCACCGCAAGCTACATCTCTGAAACACGAGCCGCCCTCTCCATCACCCCCTCCGCCACCGGTTCAACAACCGAGAGATTACTTGGCTGGGCTCACGGCTGCAAACTTTCCAGCCTTGTTTCCCGTAGCGGCCACAACACCCCCAGGATATATGTGCCAACCTTGCGGAATACGGTATTCTTCACTAAGTACTCTTCAAGCACACCAAGAACACTACTGTTCCAAACGGAGAACAAAACCTGATGGCACGGAGACGTCTGCAGATGCTGCAGCTGATGAGTCGAGCGGAGACTCCAAAACGCCGCGGCCTTTAGGCAAACAATACGCATGCACCTATTGCTCATATAGCGCTGACAAAAAAGTTAGTTTAAATCGTCACATGCGAATGCATTCTTCATCCCCTGTTAGCAGTAGTACTCCTGTACTACCTCCCACCTCTAATGGAGAAGCTGTGGAAGGTCAGCCAGCACAGGACCGATATTGTATAGACTGTGACATACATTTCACGTCAATTAAAACTTTCCGGGCCCATAAAGCGCATTACTGCAATACGCGGCAAGTCGTAAAACAAGCATTGGCTGCAGCTAGAGCGGGTTCGGCGACATCAGGGTCGGCGCCACCATCTCCTGGTGCGACTCCGCCTGCACAAAATCAATATGCTTTGGCGCTACCGACAAATCCGATTCTTATAGTCCCATACTCGATATTAAGAAGCGCCAGTACGCTACCTGGTACTACTTTGCCAGACCCTGATACACCGTGCTTTTTATTACCAAATGGCACATTCCAGCCCCTTAGTAGAGCGTTaccaaatttaaatacaaatgaaGTAAAGGAGCCCGAAGTTTTAAAGTCAGCGAATAGACCGCGTGAGCAATCTCGTGATGGCACTACGCCATTAGATCTGAGCGTGCGACGTTCTCCGGAATCTGTAACGCCAGACGAACATGAAAAGGAGAATAGAATTCGTTCTACAACCCCTGAGCAAATTGTTTGCGCTCCATCGTTACCTGGCTCTCCCGGAACCCCATCTCCTTCAAGGCGATCTTCCTCTCCAAGTGGGGAAAGCTCTCCTAAACGAAGTCGACGTAGTTCAAGAGGGCCGACACCTAAACCGCCGAGCATACCTTCGCCTCCTGAAGAAAAATTTCCTCCAGTCGTGCCTGCGCCAATCTTACCACCCGGTTTGGCGTTAAGACTTGCCACAGACTTACCTGTAACCGTACCACCCCAAGTACTGGTTAAGCAAGGTGTTTCGAAGTGTAAAGAGTGCAATATAGTGTTTTGCAAATTCGAAAACTATCGGATACACAAACGGCATTACTGTTCAGCTGGCGGTGGGGAAGAGAGAGCTAGCCCTGCGCCTCCGGAGCCTGGTCCGCCGCCGCAATACCGACAGCTCATTTGCCTGGCGTGCGGGATACATTTCAGTTCGCTGGATAATTTGACAACTCATCAGGTCTATTACTGCACGAAGAGGGAGACTCGGTCACCGCGCAGCGTGCCTGAGACGCCGAGGCCAGCGTCTGGTTCTGACGGTGGATGGAAATGCCCGTGCTGCGACGTGGTGTCGCCGACGGCCGCAACTGCACAGAGGCATATGGAAGCTCACGCTGGGGTGAAGGCGTTTCGTTGCACGATCTGTCGGTACAGGGGGAACACGCTGCGGGGCATGCGCACTCACATACGCATGCACTTCCGGGAAAAGCCTGCTGACCTACAG GAGGAGAGCTACATCTCATGCGTAGTCGAGGAAGAAAGTCGCGAGACGACATCCCCAGCCCCAGCAGTGGGCGAGAGAGTGCATCGATGCAGTTCCTGCGCTTACACCTCCACGTACCGAGGCAACGTGGTACGACACGCGCGATTAGTCCACGCAACCGAGGAACCAGAATCCGAAGACACGACCTCCCCAATCCCAACAGTGGACATAAAAAAGGAGCCAGACACAGAGGAAGATTCCCCAAACTTCTGCAAGTTCTGTAACATACCTTTTAAATACGGTAACTCTTATAAAGCTCATAAGCAATTCTATTGCAAAGCTAACCAGGAGGCTGCGGCTAACAATAACGTGCCGGCAAGAGTCAATGATGCGTCGGTCGTATGA